In Persicimonas caeni, a single window of DNA contains:
- a CDS encoding LysE family translocator — protein MNETLLIALSGFGMGFIGSIPPTGPVALMVINRAFKKQRKFAFAAGVGGALAEIVYSALAVTGVGLLLQHVNLAGTLIRGLSTAVLMGVGLYFFFSPVTEEDIQESSDRPQNLSSALSHLAKGFSVGIVNPTLILNWTVAVAFFFSLFGLTADLVGQVLFVVGVGAGIISWTAVEVWILDKFQQRYSIDLLGRIQKWVSVLVMGGAIYLGYQTVVNFG, from the coding sequence ATGAATGAGACGCTGCTGATCGCCCTGAGCGGGTTCGGCATGGGTTTTATCGGCTCCATCCCGCCCACCGGGCCCGTGGCCCTGATGGTGATCAACCGCGCCTTTAAAAAGCAGCGCAAATTCGCGTTCGCCGCCGGCGTGGGCGGCGCGCTCGCCGAGATCGTCTACTCGGCGCTGGCGGTCACCGGCGTCGGGCTACTTCTCCAACACGTCAACCTCGCCGGCACGCTCATTCGGGGCCTGTCTACGGCCGTGCTCATGGGCGTGGGGCTCTACTTTTTCTTCTCGCCGGTCACCGAAGAGGATATCCAGGAGTCGAGCGATCGGCCCCAGAACCTCTCCTCGGCGCTGTCCCACCTGGCCAAAGGCTTCTCGGTCGGCATCGTCAACCCCACGCTGATCCTCAACTGGACGGTGGCCGTGGCGTTTTTCTTCTCGCTCTTCGGCCTGACCGCCGATCTGGTGGGCCAGGTGCTCTTCGTGGTCGGCGTGGGCGCGGGGATCATTAGTTGGACCGCCGTCGAGGTTTGGATCCTCGACAAGTTCCAGCAGCGCTATTCGATCGACCTGCTGGGGCGCATTCAAAAGTGGGTCAGTGTGCTGGTCATGGGCGGCGCGATTTATCTGGGTTACCAGACGGTGGTGAACTTCGGCTGA
- a CDS encoding ribose-phosphate pyrophosphokinase, whose protein sequence is MEPIFFALPDSQAFAERFAQMLDVRVGKARVRRFPDGESWVRILEDCKGREAVIVANLSRPDLKMSQLMFMAETLRDLGASRVGLVAPYLAYMRQDERFEPGEGVTSHYFAEFVARYFDWLVTLDPHLHRHGTLTELYRIPTFAAHSAPFVARWLDDLHIDPVLIGPDAESEQWVGAVASMVGCPHVIFEKTRHGDRDVELEETDLSAFDGKYPVILDDIISTGTTMAETIERVTRFGLPRPLCVGIHGVFADDAHAKLIEGGAERVLTCNSIPHPTNAIDITPALAEQIGAALRHMSADAAE, encoded by the coding sequence ATGGAGCCGATCTTCTTCGCACTTCCCGACAGCCAAGCCTTCGCCGAGCGGTTCGCGCAGATGCTCGACGTGCGTGTCGGAAAGGCGCGCGTGCGTCGTTTTCCCGACGGAGAGTCGTGGGTGCGCATCCTCGAGGATTGCAAGGGGCGAGAGGCGGTGATCGTGGCCAACTTGAGCCGGCCCGACCTGAAGATGTCACAGCTGATGTTCATGGCCGAGACGCTGCGCGATCTTGGCGCCTCGCGCGTGGGCTTGGTCGCGCCGTATCTGGCCTACATGCGCCAGGACGAGCGTTTCGAGCCCGGCGAAGGCGTCACTTCCCACTACTTTGCCGAGTTTGTGGCGCGCTACTTCGACTGGCTGGTCACGCTCGACCCGCACCTGCACCGCCACGGCACGCTCACCGAGCTGTATCGCATCCCCACATTCGCCGCGCATTCGGCGCCCTTCGTGGCGCGATGGCTCGATGATTTGCACATCGACCCGGTGCTCATCGGCCCCGACGCCGAGAGCGAGCAGTGGGTCGGCGCCGTCGCCTCCATGGTGGGTTGCCCGCACGTCATCTTCGAGAAGACGCGCCACGGCGATCGCGACGTCGAGCTCGAGGAGACCGACCTGAGCGCCTTTGACGGCAAGTACCCGGTGATCCTCGACGACATCATCTCGACGGGCACCACGATGGCCGAGACGATCGAGCGCGTGACCCGCTTTGGCCTGCCGCGCCCTCTTTGCGTGGGCATCCACGGCGTGTTCGCCGACGACGCCCACGCCAAGCTCATCGAGGGCGGCGCCGAGCGCGTGCTCACCTGCAACTCGATTCCGCACCCGACCAACGCCATCGACATCACCCCGGCGCTGGCCGAGCAGATCGGCGCGGCGCTTCGGCACATGTCGGCTGACGCTGCCGAGTAG
- a CDS encoding archaemetzincin: MESSEFHPALGSPLAIPADVRGLFHSDGFRGKRQPNPGEWLAQHEEGGQTLHDFIKSKPNRPNPRRDVIYLQPFGQWCEGRCPSLKALERYARSFFLRDVAILPSISLEEVAVTERINPHEGQRQLLTTDILRLLARRLPDDAFCLLGMSMIDLYPDPNWNFVFGQASLRNRVGVYSFARYTAEGDPRLTLRRSIKVMAHEIGHMYGMTHCTFFECGLNGSNHLEEADRRPIHLCPVCLRKIHWSSDIDPLERYYHLDEFYRSMGYREPADFVRERIQRVSN; this comes from the coding sequence ATGGAGTCGAGCGAGTTTCATCCGGCCCTGGGATCGCCGCTGGCGATTCCGGCCGACGTACGAGGACTATTTCATTCGGACGGGTTCCGCGGCAAACGCCAGCCGAACCCCGGGGAGTGGTTGGCCCAGCACGAAGAAGGGGGCCAGACGCTTCACGATTTCATCAAGTCAAAGCCCAATCGGCCTAATCCACGGCGCGACGTCATCTACCTGCAGCCTTTTGGCCAATGGTGTGAGGGGCGCTGCCCGTCGCTGAAGGCGCTGGAGCGCTACGCGCGCTCGTTCTTCTTGCGCGACGTGGCCATCTTGCCGTCGATCTCGCTCGAAGAGGTCGCGGTCACCGAGCGGATCAACCCGCACGAGGGCCAGCGTCAGCTCTTGACGACCGACATCTTACGGCTGCTCGCCAGGCGGCTGCCCGACGACGCGTTTTGCCTGTTGGGCATGTCGATGATCGACCTGTATCCGGACCCGAACTGGAATTTCGTGTTCGGCCAAGCCAGCCTGCGCAATCGGGTGGGGGTCTACAGTTTCGCGCGCTATACCGCCGAGGGCGACCCGAGGCTAACACTTCGGCGAAGCATCAAGGTCATGGCCCACGAGATCGGCCACATGTACGGGATGACCCACTGCACCTTCTTCGAGTGCGGGCTCAACGGGTCGAACCATCTCGAAGAGGCCGACCGTCGCCCGATTCATCTGTGCCCGGTGTGTCTGCGAAAGATTCACTGGAGCTCGGACATCGACCCGCTCGAGCGCTACTACCACCTCGACGAGTTCTATCGGAGCATGGGCTATCGAGAACCCGCCGACTTCGTGCGCGAGCGCATCCAGCGGGTTTCAAATTGA
- a CDS encoding DUF4238 domain-containing protein: MPPKKKQHWVPQFYLRQFSADSKSVSLALVDQERFIPTASIPGQCYQDYFYGKTCEVEDRLHEIETEIAPLIHEICSTRRLPSRGSNDDALLRRYMWVQHGRTLEAAENTEAMQEQTVEEVSRFGEIRGPLAEQLQPSTDNPVLYPLSASLKNYVYLLDLDAALIANATESEFMTSDQPVVRYNKYCEAPHSAGRGLIRKGLMVFFPLTPRLTLFLFDSEIYKVERSDGARITLRKSGDLRQLNRLQWINATNVVIVGPQTSKGAALQYAEQARLDRPVKSMSVQSLFHAGSERFISEDEAKQRGFELPRRRQLLMHYDTFPSIDLDLSFVRMRMKALRGGKRMEERMRERRAAWLEA; encoded by the coding sequence ATGCCTCCCAAGAAGAAGCAGCACTGGGTTCCACAGTTCTACCTTCGGCAGTTCTCGGCCGACTCAAAGTCGGTTTCTCTCGCGCTAGTGGACCAAGAGCGGTTCATCCCTACGGCAAGCATTCCCGGTCAGTGCTACCAAGATTACTTCTACGGCAAGACGTGTGAGGTCGAGGACCGGCTTCACGAGATCGAGACAGAAATCGCTCCGCTGATTCACGAGATCTGTAGCACCCGAAGATTACCCTCGCGCGGCTCCAACGATGATGCTTTGTTGCGAAGGTATATGTGGGTACAGCATGGGCGTACACTCGAAGCAGCCGAGAATACGGAGGCCATGCAGGAGCAAACCGTAGAGGAGGTGAGTCGTTTTGGGGAGATCAGGGGCCCGTTGGCGGAACAACTGCAGCCTTCGACAGATAATCCCGTACTGTACCCGCTGAGTGCTAGCCTTAAAAACTACGTCTATCTCTTGGACCTTGATGCGGCTTTGATTGCCAACGCAACGGAATCGGAGTTCATGACGAGTGATCAGCCGGTAGTGAGATACAACAAGTACTGCGAGGCGCCACATAGCGCAGGTCGTGGGTTGATTAGAAAGGGACTCATGGTCTTTTTTCCGTTGACGCCTCGCCTCACGCTTTTCCTGTTCGATAGCGAAATCTATAAGGTCGAACGGTCCGATGGTGCTCGCATAACGCTTCGAAAGTCTGGAGATCTCCGACAACTGAATCGCCTCCAGTGGATCAATGCCACCAATGTCGTAATTGTTGGCCCTCAAACGTCGAAGGGCGCAGCTCTTCAATATGCGGAACAGGCCCGGCTCGATCGACCAGTGAAGAGCATGAGTGTTCAAAGCCTGTTTCACGCGGGGAGTGAGAGGTTCATTTCAGAAGACGAGGCAAAGCAACGAGGCTTTGAGCTCCCGCGAAGGCGTCAACTTCTCATGCACTACGACACATTTCCGTCGATTGACCTGGACTTGAGTTTCGTTCGCATGAGGATGAAGGCGCTTCGTGGAGGTAAGCGCATGGAAGAACGTATGCGCGAACGGCGTGCTGCTTGGCTGGAGGCGTAG
- a CDS encoding NAD(P)-dependent oxidoreductase has product MANGKDVALLGTGIIGTGVCKNLLDAGHKVTVWNRTIDKAHPLEQNGARVASTAAEAVDGTEFVLTTLADGHAVREVMLTERGALEGMGRDSVWIQMSTVGIDEVEEFDTRAKGQGVHLVDAPVLGTKGPAEKGQLIVLAAGSSRIVDRCDPIFDAVGRRTMKMDKPCHATRLKLVINDWVLGLLGVLAETFASARALGVRPELFLEAISGGALDAGYAHVKGQMMLQNEFPPSFPLRLALKDARLIQKAAHKHGFEPRIMATIAEYFEQALDDGHGDEDMSAIIQAMREA; this is encoded by the coding sequence ATGGCGAACGGAAAGGATGTTGCTCTTCTGGGAACAGGAATCATCGGCACGGGCGTATGCAAAAACCTGCTCGACGCCGGCCATAAGGTGACCGTCTGGAATCGGACCATCGACAAAGCCCATCCCCTCGAGCAGAACGGCGCCCGCGTGGCGTCGACGGCCGCCGAGGCCGTCGATGGCACCGAGTTTGTGCTGACGACGCTCGCCGATGGTCACGCGGTGCGCGAGGTGATGCTCACCGAGCGCGGTGCATTGGAGGGGATGGGGCGCGATAGCGTATGGATTCAAATGAGTACGGTCGGGATCGACGAGGTCGAGGAATTCGACACGCGGGCCAAGGGCCAGGGCGTCCATTTGGTGGACGCGCCGGTGCTGGGCACCAAGGGACCGGCCGAGAAAGGGCAGTTGATCGTGCTTGCGGCAGGCTCATCACGCATTGTCGACCGCTGCGACCCCATCTTCGATGCGGTCGGCCGGCGGACGATGAAGATGGACAAGCCTTGCCACGCCACCCGGCTCAAGCTGGTCATCAACGACTGGGTGCTGGGTCTTCTGGGTGTTTTGGCGGAGACCTTCGCCAGCGCCCGGGCCTTGGGCGTGCGTCCCGAGCTATTCTTGGAGGCCATCTCTGGGGGAGCCCTCGATGCGGGTTATGCCCACGTCAAGGGTCAGATGATGCTCCAAAACGAGTTCCCGCCAAGCTTCCCGCTTCGGCTGGCGCTCAAGGACGCGCGGCTTATCCAAAAAGCCGCCCACAAACACGGTTTCGAGCCCCGAATCATGGCGACGATCGCCGAGTACTTCGAGCAAGCCCTGGACGACGGCCACGGGGATGAGGATATGTCGGCCATCATTCAGGCGATGCGCGAAGCCTAG
- a CDS encoding COX15/CtaA family protein translates to MSANQPAANKTTRSKFVAFAWAFVGYLILVILFGAWVRITHSGAGCGDHWPTCHGEVIPFEPSTETIIEYTHRLTSGFLGILGLALVGWAGVRYGTKHRVFWASVVTLLFIIFEALIGAGIVLAELVADDDSVARAVVIAIHLVNTLTLAGAASLTAWWAGGHKPPRLATKGALKWLLGLGLLGLIVTSMTGAVTALGDTLFPVDPTLGQGLFDRVRDDLSPANHFLVRLRIFHPVIAVLVSIFIVAVTTIISTAEVSKLAKRAAAFLLISICVQVAAGMINIYLAAPGWMQLIHLLLAQIVWIAMLITANEVLQPSEPAPTRTT, encoded by the coding sequence ATGAGCGCCAACCAGCCCGCCGCAAACAAGACTACTCGCAGCAAGTTCGTCGCCTTTGCGTGGGCGTTCGTCGGCTACCTCATCTTGGTCATCCTCTTTGGCGCCTGGGTGCGCATCACCCATTCGGGCGCCGGCTGCGGCGACCATTGGCCGACGTGTCACGGCGAGGTCATCCCCTTCGAGCCCAGCACCGAGACGATCATCGAGTATACCCACCGGCTGACCAGCGGCTTTTTGGGCATTTTGGGACTCGCGCTCGTCGGCTGGGCCGGGGTGCGCTACGGCACCAAGCACCGGGTGTTCTGGGCCTCGGTCGTCACCTTGCTCTTCATCATCTTCGAGGCGCTCATCGGCGCCGGCATCGTCTTGGCCGAGCTCGTGGCCGACGACGACTCGGTCGCCCGCGCCGTGGTCATCGCCATTCACCTGGTCAACACGCTCACGCTGGCCGGCGCCGCCTCGCTGACCGCCTGGTGGGCCGGCGGCCACAAGCCACCTCGCCTGGCGACGAAGGGCGCGCTCAAGTGGCTGTTGGGCCTCGGGCTCTTGGGCTTAATCGTCACCAGCATGACCGGCGCGGTCACCGCCCTGGGCGACACCCTCTTCCCGGTCGACCCGACCCTGGGCCAAGGGCTCTTCGACCGAGTGCGCGACGACTTGTCCCCGGCCAACCACTTCCTGGTCCGGCTTCGCATTTTCCACCCGGTGATCGCGGTGCTGGTGTCGATCTTCATCGTCGCCGTGACCACGATCATCAGCACCGCCGAGGTCTCCAAGCTGGCCAAACGCGCCGCGGCGTTCCTGCTCATTTCGATTTGTGTACAAGTGGCCGCGGGCATGATCAACATCTACCTGGCTGCCCCGGGCTGGATGCAGCTCATCCACCTTCTGCTCGCCCAGATCGTCTGGATCGCCATGTTGATCACGGCCAACGAGGTCCTTCAGCCGTCGGAGCCGGCCCCCACGCGCACCACGTAA
- a CDS encoding zinc-dependent metalloprotease — protein sequence MKLSRLSAFGLLLVLVAGAFAGCAQDVGDIDRTQPNALKKSDFEGEWYIRHTITDVPPTLSGPFVGISSSMEKIRWEVQQDVLIAYRAYERIPGHDQDAGEIEDGQTQYADGVEEGRDSDVYKEQPIAMYPIVSHFDIQRQYNPSTGEQTNVIVENMSDRPWHERQYMRVNWATNFIDTSFPAMLGSFSNAGFYVEENEDTVESYYTEHAQLDDDEDHELSYFDFLTKYQFGENQVEIRSSFQRLPEYERDYQPAFYDDEMMTKFGYFRTERLTYDRGYGYTDSGIIYLANRHDMWKNDYKRDQNGEYLRTEEGRRIPTPMAEREPKPIVYYLSPNYPERMRPGAEAVAGDWDRAFSRAAAAAKGMSLEDFTAQYGEMFVLCEPVVEEADSDLCDPRPEAARYDKKGNYVPFEVRRGDLRLSTIDWVHQPQAAGPLGYGPSYADPETGEIISGTAYVYGAGVDRYAQRGLDIVRFVNGDLDLDDLHEGNYVREYVMSQIDRGIDPRASHAGLVDRGLADLPVEQVHERLLDERVRNIFADVHEHGMDHMKVDPTYTQRRIQKMKDAGLDQWLIDDEYVRAVAGDDVSPADLSDADIQDILAKQNPVELHKIHEDKVSKIDHAAKHNIYLEEFVDPAVIGTALRYEGRTDYENILDEIRNEIYRGVMAHEVGHTIGLRHNFQGSYDSVNFFDEYWEMRKENFQLPTTLSDMYEVSATTALQANGDIGTKMYSSIMDYHSRFNGDWNGIGKYDEAAILFAYTFGTYDDLPSSHAGSIPVEEGFVEVFNNLPSSVYLPQYDQNVDPSGLFHSYDDRYASSQHPLEDFHYTTVLELLGGPDNLTDRSLVRYSELRQQQEAGDSSRPVEVQYMFCSDEWVGATISCDRWDLGADPFEVTRSAIQNYKAYYPFTHFRRDRLTFNSLSGAASAARSFNKMPQVYQRWFFNQYYGSDPILSNYFLFGAYSGFNLLAEVLSMPAYGGYEFDEAADEYIQIDRDPNCQEGGDVDMCVRPGNGRTLYSRYDYGSGYYYYSRTTESGHYWDTIFAMQAMTQSRATALGVDVQGDMGTYLLPYYLVFEGNLTEYFNGLIRGDTTGFAPLYSKADGLRFRPAALLGLQGGGALDPLTGEVLNSTGATSAESPVQVRTAWAQRIYSLLYGVAFFNSSYSQHFVDQARIFKLGNGEQLEAPAGSGFEVITFTDPHTGITYGAIAEEGAADEDLSLAGKLIREGQGHLADMDAGDDNAEYRLNNLIEEMNRVIGAVEVLGQERF from the coding sequence ATGAAATTGTCGCGTTTATCTGCCTTTGGACTGCTGCTGGTGCTCGTGGCGGGCGCCTTTGCAGGCTGCGCCCAGGATGTGGGCGATATCGACCGCACCCAACCCAATGCTCTGAAAAAGTCGGACTTCGAGGGCGAGTGGTATATCCGACACACGATCACGGACGTGCCCCCGACACTGTCGGGTCCTTTTGTCGGCATCTCTTCGTCGATGGAGAAGATCCGCTGGGAGGTCCAACAGGACGTCCTGATCGCCTACCGCGCCTACGAGCGCATCCCCGGGCACGACCAGGATGCCGGTGAGATCGAAGACGGGCAGACTCAGTACGCCGACGGCGTCGAAGAGGGGCGTGACTCGGACGTCTACAAAGAGCAGCCCATCGCGATGTATCCCATCGTGAGCCACTTCGACATCCAGCGACAGTACAACCCGTCGACCGGCGAGCAGACGAACGTCATTGTCGAGAACATGAGCGACCGCCCGTGGCACGAGCGCCAGTACATGCGCGTCAACTGGGCGACGAACTTCATCGACACCAGTTTCCCGGCGATGTTGGGAAGCTTTTCGAACGCCGGGTTCTACGTCGAAGAAAACGAAGACACGGTCGAGAGCTACTACACCGAGCACGCTCAACTCGACGACGATGAAGACCATGAGTTGTCGTATTTCGATTTCCTGACGAAGTACCAGTTCGGCGAAAACCAAGTCGAGATTCGCAGCAGCTTCCAGCGCCTGCCCGAGTACGAGCGCGACTACCAGCCGGCGTTCTACGACGACGAGATGATGACCAAATTCGGGTATTTCCGCACCGAGCGGCTCACCTACGACCGCGGCTACGGCTACACCGACAGCGGCATCATCTACCTGGCGAACCGCCACGACATGTGGAAGAACGACTACAAGCGCGACCAAAACGGCGAGTACCTGCGCACCGAAGAGGGCCGGCGCATCCCCACGCCGATGGCCGAGCGCGAGCCCAAGCCCATCGTCTACTACCTGTCGCCGAACTACCCCGAGCGCATGCGCCCCGGCGCCGAAGCCGTCGCCGGCGACTGGGACCGCGCGTTTAGCCGCGCGGCCGCCGCCGCCAAGGGCATGAGCCTCGAAGATTTCACCGCCCAGTACGGCGAGATGTTCGTGCTGTGTGAGCCGGTGGTCGAAGAGGCCGACTCCGACCTGTGCGACCCGCGCCCCGAAGCCGCGCGCTACGACAAAAAGGGCAACTACGTGCCCTTCGAGGTTCGCCGCGGCGACCTTCGCCTGAGCACCATCGACTGGGTCCACCAGCCGCAGGCCGCAGGCCCGCTTGGTTACGGCCCGAGCTACGCCGACCCGGAGACCGGTGAGATCATCAGCGGTACGGCCTACGTCTACGGCGCCGGTGTCGACCGCTACGCCCAGCGTGGCCTCGACATCGTGCGCTTCGTCAACGGCGACCTCGACCTGGATGACCTGCACGAAGGCAACTACGTGCGTGAGTACGTCATGAGCCAGATCGACCGCGGCATCGACCCGCGCGCCTCGCACGCCGGTCTGGTCGACCGAGGCTTGGCCGACCTTCCCGTCGAGCAGGTCCACGAGCGGCTCCTCGACGAGCGCGTGCGCAACATCTTCGCCGATGTCCACGAGCACGGCATGGACCACATGAAGGTCGATCCGACCTACACCCAGCGTCGCATCCAGAAGATGAAGGACGCCGGCCTCGACCAGTGGCTCATCGACGACGAGTACGTGCGCGCCGTGGCCGGCGACGACGTCAGCCCCGCCGATCTGAGCGACGCCGACATCCAGGACATCCTGGCCAAGCAGAACCCGGTCGAGCTGCACAAGATCCACGAGGACAAGGTCTCCAAGATCGACCACGCCGCGAAGCACAACATCTACCTCGAGGAGTTCGTCGACCCGGCCGTCATCGGCACCGCGCTGCGCTACGAGGGCCGCACCGACTACGAGAATATCTTGGACGAGATCCGCAACGAGATTTACCGGGGCGTCATGGCCCACGAGGTCGGCCACACCATCGGCCTGCGCCACAACTTCCAGGGCTCGTACGACTCGGTGAACTTCTTCGACGAGTACTGGGAGATGCGCAAAGAGAACTTCCAGCTGCCCACCACGCTGTCAGATATGTACGAAGTCAGCGCCACCACGGCCCTGCAGGCCAACGGCGACATCGGCACGAAGATGTACAGCTCGATCATGGACTACCACTCGCGGTTCAACGGCGACTGGAACGGCATCGGCAAGTACGACGAAGCCGCCATTTTGTTCGCCTACACCTTCGGCACCTACGACGACCTGCCGTCGTCGCACGCCGGCTCGATTCCGGTCGAAGAGGGCTTCGTCGAGGTCTTCAACAACCTGCCGAGCAGCGTGTACCTGCCGCAGTACGACCAAAACGTCGACCCCTCGGGGCTGTTCCACTCGTACGATGACCGCTATGCGTCGAGCCAGCACCCGCTGGAGGACTTCCACTACACCACGGTGCTCGAGCTTCTGGGGGGCCCGGACAACCTGACCGACCGCAGCTTGGTGCGCTACAGCGAGCTTCGCCAGCAGCAAGAGGCGGGCGACTCGAGCCGCCCCGTCGAGGTCCAGTACATGTTCTGCTCCGACGAATGGGTCGGCGCGACCATCAGCTGCGACCGCTGGGACCTGGGCGCCGACCCCTTCGAGGTCACCCGTTCGGCCATCCAGAACTACAAGGCGTACTACCCGTTCACTCACTTCCGCCGCGATCGCTTGACCTTCAACTCGCTGTCGGGCGCCGCGTCGGCCGCGCGCAGCTTCAACAAGATGCCACAGGTCTACCAGCGCTGGTTCTTCAACCAGTACTACGGCAGCGACCCCATCCTGAGTAACTACTTCCTGTTTGGCGCTTACTCGGGCTTTAACCTGCTCGCCGAGGTCCTGTCGATGCCCGCTTACGGCGGCTACGAGTTCGACGAGGCGGCCGACGAGTACATCCAGATCGACCGCGACCCGAACTGCCAGGAGGGCGGCGACGTCGACATGTGCGTGCGCCCCGGAAACGGCCGTACCCTGTACTCGCGCTACGACTACGGCAGCGGCTACTACTACTACAGCCGCACCACCGAGAGCGGGCACTACTGGGATACGATCTTCGCCATGCAGGCGATGACCCAGTCGCGCGCCACCGCGCTCGGCGTCGACGTGCAGGGCGACATGGGCACCTACCTGCTGCCGTACTACCTGGTTTTCGAAGGTAACCTCACCGAGTACTTCAACGGTCTGATCCGCGGCGACACCACGGGCTTCGCGCCGCTCTACAGCAAGGCCGACGGCCTGCGCTTCCGCCCGGCCGCGCTGCTGGGCCTGCAGGGCGGCGGCGCCCTCGACCCGCTCACCGGCGAGGTGCTCAACTCCACGGGCGCCACCAGCGCCGAGAGCCCGGTGCAGGTGCGCACCGCCTGGGCCCAGCGCATCTACTCGCTGCTGTACGGCGTGGCCTTCTTCAACTCGAGCTACTCGCAGCACTTCGTCGACCAGGCGCGCATCTTCAAGCTTGGCAACGGCGAGCAACTCGAGGCACCCGCAGGAAGCGGCTTCGAGGTCATCACGTTCACCGACCCGCACACCGGCATCACCTACGGCGCGATCGCCGAAGAGGGCGCCGCCGACGAGGACCTGAGCCTCGCCGGCAAGCTCATCCGTGAAGGCCAGGGCCACTTGGCCGACATGGACGCGGGCGACGACAACGCCGAGTACCGCCTCAACAACCTCATCGAGGAGATGAACCGCGTGATCGGCGCGGTGGAAGTCCTCGGGCAGGAGAGGTTTTAG
- a CDS encoding pirin family protein, which translates to MFRLRSGEDRGRTYRPWLDSRHTFSFGDYEDPTGHGFRCLRAVNDVRISPGAGIDNHSHQNMESVSYVLSGTLAHEDNRGHSATLEPGAVARMSAGSGVEHSEFNPSEDEYTRFLQIWIAPNTKNVEPEFEEKHFEPSEQRGGLQLLVSPGGEDGPLHIHQDVHIYRGRFGEGEDAYWAIPEGRYAFVHVVSGDVRVNDTPLSEGDGVALDDDEREVEIIAQSDSEILLFDLP; encoded by the coding sequence ATGTTTAGACTCCGCAGCGGCGAAGACCGCGGCCGCACCTATCGGCCGTGGCTCGACAGCCGGCACACGTTCTCCTTCGGCGACTACGAAGACCCCACCGGCCACGGCTTTCGCTGCCTGAGGGCCGTCAACGACGTCCGCATCTCGCCGGGCGCCGGCATCGATAACCACAGCCACCAAAATATGGAGAGTGTGTCGTATGTGCTCTCGGGAACCCTCGCCCACGAGGACAACCGGGGCCACAGCGCCACCCTCGAGCCGGGAGCCGTCGCGCGCATGAGCGCCGGCAGCGGCGTCGAGCACAGCGAATTCAACCCGTCGGAGGACGAGTACACGCGGTTTTTGCAGATCTGGATTGCTCCGAACACGAAGAATGTCGAGCCGGAGTTCGAGGAGAAGCATTTCGAGCCGTCTGAGCAACGCGGCGGCCTGCAACTGCTGGTCTCACCGGGCGGTGAGGACGGACCGCTGCACATCCACCAGGACGTGCATATCTACCGCGGCCGCTTCGGCGAAGGTGAGGACGCCTACTGGGCGATCCCGGAGGGGCGCTACGCCTTTGTGCACGTGGTCAGCGGCGACGTGCGCGTCAACGACACCCCGCTGTCGGAGGGCGACGGCGTCGCGCTCGACGACGACGAGCGCGAGGTCGAGATCATCGCCCAGTCCGACAGCGAAATCCTACTATTCGACCTGCCCTGA